The following proteins are encoded in a genomic region of Candidatus Methylospira mobilis:
- a CDS encoding sensor histidine kinase has translation MASIPLKPGLRLAVCAFFADEIKAALAAEGRSDVEIVPIRGACDDRPCSAFTEEIPPQPTLPTLRLMGACSGLPACPATLASCFELVLGVGAVTELLARGAHLLTPSMVRVWPETTLCRDMTPEQLRAYYTESVRAWVVIDLGAASLTEAEGAIFASATGVPLETLPAGLDLLRATLSNTLLRWELQETNTRYTWQIAENQHRLADFTMAYDFIGRLMPYQGEQCIIGDILELFTVLCAPRAVHLLLSGDNDAWQYFSHPAGSGNSDMLLRLLQRPEPHGVLDTIQGFYFHIIYGEQTMGLVAVEEILNAERQRAYLNLALLLMPVLRVAIANARTYDRLCDTERALRASQAELEQRVEERTAELTMEITERKQTEEALRESALYARSLIEASLDPLVTIGADGRIMDVNASTENATGVTRGRLIGSDFSDYFTEPEKARAGYRQVFEQGSVTDYPLAIRHASGKLTDVLYNTTLYRDIQGNVAGIFAAARDITTRKKVEEELKRSNAELDQFAYAVSHDMRQPLRMVTSYMSLIEKALDEQLDEDTRQYMIFAIDGATRMDRMILAMLDYSRIGRKTDPITPVSSREVLDEALTMLKPGITSGAATVEVTGDWPELVASRDELMRLLQNLIGNALKYHEPDQPPRVEVHAAATPTLFRVTIRDHGIGIDPNQSERLFKVFSRLQARTRFEGAGIGLALCRKIVEHHGGRIGVESAGEGCGSTFWFELPLKSAAEKS, from the coding sequence ATGGCGAGCATCCCGCTGAAGCCCGGGCTGAGACTCGCCGTCTGCGCCTTCTTTGCCGACGAAATCAAAGCGGCGTTGGCGGCGGAGGGCAGGAGCGATGTCGAGATCGTGCCGATCCGCGGCGCTTGCGACGACCGCCCCTGCTCGGCCTTCACCGAGGAAATCCCGCCGCAACCAACCCTGCCGACGCTCCGCCTGATGGGTGCTTGTTCCGGTCTACCGGCTTGCCCGGCAACGCTGGCTTCGTGTTTCGAACTCGTGCTGGGCGTCGGCGCGGTGACGGAACTGCTGGCCCGAGGCGCACACCTGTTGACGCCGTCCATGGTGCGGGTCTGGCCGGAGACTACGCTGTGCCGTGACATGACGCCGGAGCAGTTGCGCGCGTATTACACCGAGTCCGTACGAGCCTGGGTGGTGATCGATCTCGGGGCGGCTTCGCTGACCGAGGCGGAGGGAGCGATCTTCGCATCCGCCACGGGGGTACCGCTGGAGACGCTTCCAGCCGGACTCGATCTGCTGCGCGCGACGCTCTCCAATACGCTGTTGCGCTGGGAGCTTCAGGAAACCAATACCCGCTATACCTGGCAAATCGCGGAAAACCAGCATCGTTTGGCCGATTTTACCATGGCCTACGATTTCATCGGCCGTCTGATGCCTTATCAGGGGGAGCAATGCATCATCGGCGACATCCTCGAACTGTTCACTGTGCTTTGCGCGCCGCGGGCGGTGCACCTTTTGCTCTCCGGCGATAATGACGCATGGCAATATTTCTCGCACCCGGCGGGTAGCGGGAATTCGGATATGCTGTTACGACTCCTGCAACGACCCGAGCCCCATGGCGTGCTGGATACAATCCAGGGCTTCTATTTTCACATCATCTACGGCGAACAAACGATGGGCCTGGTGGCGGTGGAAGAAATTCTGAATGCCGAACGGCAACGCGCCTATCTGAATTTGGCGCTCCTGCTCATGCCCGTATTGCGCGTGGCTATTGCCAATGCGCGCACCTACGACAGGCTATGCGACACGGAGCGCGCTCTGCGCGCATCCCAGGCGGAACTGGAGCAGCGTGTCGAAGAGCGCACAGCCGAGTTGACGATGGAAATCACCGAGCGCAAGCAGACGGAAGAGGCGTTGCGCGAAAGCGCGCTTTACGCGCGCAGCCTGATTGAAGCCAGCCTTGATCCTCTGGTTACGATAGGTGCCGACGGCAGAATCATGGATGTCAATGCATCCACCGAAAATGCCACCGGCGTAACACGCGGCAGGCTCATAGGCAGCGATTTTTCCGATTATTTTACCGAGCCGGAAAAAGCGCGCGCCGGTTATCGGCAGGTGTTCGAACAGGGCTCCGTGACCGATTACCCGCTTGCAATCCGCCATGCTTCAGGCAAGCTGACCGATGTGCTTTACAACACGACGCTTTACCGCGATATACAAGGGAACGTGGCCGGTATATTCGCCGCTGCACGCGATATCACCACACGCAAAAAGGTGGAAGAGGAGCTCAAGCGTTCCAATGCCGAGCTGGATCAGTTCGCCTATGCCGTTTCCCACGACATGCGCCAGCCGCTACGCATGGTCACCAGTTACATGTCGCTTATAGAAAAAGCGCTGGATGAACAGCTCGACGAAGATACCCGCCAGTACATGATATTCGCTATCGACGGCGCGACGCGCATGGACCGGATGATCCTCGCGATGCTGGACTACTCCCGCATTGGCCGCAAAACCGATCCGATAACGCCTGTTTCCAGTCGTGAGGTACTGGATGAGGCGCTGACCATGCTTAAGCCGGGTATCACTTCCGGCGCTGCAACGGTAGAGGTGACGGGCGATTGGCCGGAACTGGTCGCCAGCCGCGACGAATTGATGCGATTGCTGCAAAACCTGATCGGCAATGCGCTCAAATATCATGAACCGGATCAGCCGCCGCGCGTGGAAGTCCATGCAGCTGCCACGCCCACGCTGTTCCGGGTGACGATCCGCGATCACGGCATCGGCATAGACCCGAATCAGAGCGAACGCTTATTCAAGGTTTTCTCACGCCTGCAAGCCCGCACGCGCTTCGAAGGCGCCGGAATCGGTTTGGCTTTGTGCCGCAAGATTGTGGAGCATCATGGCGGTAGAATAGGCGTGGAATCGGCAGGCGAAGGTTGTGGCAGCACTTTCTGGTTTGAATTGCCGCTGAAATCTGCGGCTGAAAAATCGTAA
- a CDS encoding uroporphyrinogen decarboxylase family protein, whose protein sequence is MPPETPHCEMTSMERVMTTIGLHEPDRVPLFLPLTVQGAAEMGVPLQEYFRSPRLMAESQLRFRQRYGNDFLCGPSYSAVEFEAFGGEVRFYDRGPPNAGEPIVRSPDDIAGLGVPRIEECPALCRLLEAQSLLSAAAKGAVPVVGVVVSPFSLPVMQMGFPAYLQMLMDAPEALEPLWSINETFCVAWANAQLAAGATALVYSDPVSSSTILTPELYRRLGQPIARRTLARIAGPTVTHFASGRALSILPDVLATGTQGVAISADDDLAAVKAAVGRRASIFGNLNGLAMLHWNEAEAERQVKNAIAAAGVGGGFVLTDHHGEIPFDVPDAVLLAVAESVRRWGQYPLTWVDAWRASR, encoded by the coding sequence ATGCCGCCTGAAACGCCACACTGCGAAATGACCTCCATGGAGCGCGTTATGACCACAATCGGCTTGCACGAGCCGGATCGCGTGCCGCTCTTTCTACCGCTGACCGTCCAGGGCGCTGCGGAAATGGGCGTTCCGCTGCAGGAATACTTCCGCTCGCCGCGCTTGATGGCGGAGTCGCAACTGCGCTTTCGGCAGCGCTATGGCAACGATTTTCTCTGTGGCCCCTCTTACTCGGCCGTTGAGTTCGAAGCATTCGGCGGCGAAGTCCGCTTTTACGACCGCGGACCGCCCAATGCAGGAGAACCCATCGTGCGGTCGCCGGACGATATCGCCGGACTTGGTGTCCCGCGCATAGAGGAATGCCCGGCGCTGTGCCGCCTGCTGGAAGCGCAGTCGCTGCTCAGCGCCGCGGCAAAAGGCGCGGTGCCGGTGGTCGGCGTGGTAGTGTCGCCCTTCTCCCTGCCTGTCATGCAGATGGGTTTTCCGGCCTATTTACAAATGCTGATGGACGCTCCCGAGGCATTGGAACCGCTGTGGTCGATCAACGAGACGTTTTGCGTTGCCTGGGCCAATGCGCAGTTGGCTGCGGGCGCCACCGCGCTGGTTTACTCCGATCCGGTGAGTTCCAGCACGATTCTGACGCCGGAACTTTATCGCCGCCTGGGACAACCCATCGCCCGTCGCACCCTGGCGCGCATCGCCGGGCCGACCGTTACCCATTTTGCCAGTGGCCGCGCCCTGTCCATCCTCCCCGATGTGCTCGCGACAGGAACCCAGGGCGTCGCTATTTCCGCCGACGACGATCTCGCCGCAGTTAAGGCCGCTGTCGGCCGCCGCGCGTCTATTTTCGGTAATCTCAACGGCCTTGCCATGCTCCATTGGAACGAGGCGGAAGCGGAGCGTCAAGTCAAGAACGCCATTGCCGCCGCCGGCGTGGGCGGCGGCTTCGTTCTGACCGATCACCATGGCGAAATCCCTTTCGATGTGCCGGATGCCGTGCTGTTGGCGGTAGCCGAGAGCGTCAGACGCTGGGGGCAATATCCTCTTACCTGGGTGGATGCATGGCGAGCATCCCGCTGA
- a CDS encoding AAA family ATPase: MNSYAQASPMDPGDWTRRLARPHRLYGREQAAASLMESFDRISVGQGEIVLVPGYSGVGKSALVQEIRRPVRNRNGFFLQGKFNQYQQNIPYFALRQALAGLARELQSEDEPLRQQWKSTLQQAVGFLGRLLVDLVPEFDSLLGPQPVVTEISPLEARHRFAGVLRNFFAAVCRPEHPVVLFIDDWQWADTASFELLKQLQIGTTLRYLLMIAPYRDNEVDRAHPLVVTVEELRRQNIPVSVIEIGNLGVKEVTAWVKDLLQPAVENPEALAKFIHSRTGGNPFFTQASLAFLHDFGLILFDQRSDCWRWTMETAGVAGLPEDVVELFRLRLLRLDQGSRDLLARAACLGSHFDLGSLAVISGRSPDECRSLLLATQEMVVPTAGDDAPPGFMFVHDRVQQAAYGLIPSEDLPSVRLEIGRLLLARLGPEQLAERLFEVAEHLNIGQLLIEDTAEQVQAVELNVAAACKARAATAYRAALQFHRAAGHFLAIPSFAEHLWSTRHELALSLLQEWAESEFLEGDRTAAEQCVEQAAAHARTPIEKAGVLNILIVQNTLLARYPEAIAAGQLALAALGIILPEKGYETACETEIDLVRRSLMGRSVASLADLPVMNHPEMRMAAKILITMGPPCYRSHQRLWGVIVPKVVNLTLRYGNIEQVGYSHPAFAGLLCWVANDLALAREFGELATRLMTHTFHSPSDRSVYALMFGSSVRHWFHPLKRGSEDYAEACEIGLQSGNLQYTAYAFGHNMYCRFYQGVALDDLIEESQRSLAFTRTRFNQWAIDLLEGGLRIFSSLSDAEENTSGCESLSEVDYLGAVEAHRNIQVTCIYKILKTFSLLLLGRYDAALEMSGQAEAILYTVGMQGLLPWPEHRFARLLILTALAPDADERRQAERRAELEWIIAQLRLWTDYCPENFEHQYQLAAAELARLDRRATEAMACYEQAIDRAGAGGFVQWEGIANERAARFWQECGSGRLAQIYWQQAYICFERWGSKAKLQAMENEYRRWLESELTHSPDIDDMPAEQTRNTLLEKQVQRLRRLALQSARAQMQIEVERQAGEQVRATEHLRAEVAERKRAEEALRLAKESAEEGLQKERTLMAAIVESSEDAIIGKTLDGIVTSWNRAAEKVFGYTAEDIIGQSALVLIPAERRDEEDILLAAIGSGKSVKPYETERVCKDGRRIDISVTVSPIRDKAGRVVGASKIARDITERKKMENALRESELYARSLIRELELSQTELQRFAEISAHHLQEPARRLVSYAQRLRIRLGDRLDDEEARQSLIYIEQSGVLMRDLVRGIEHYLSAGVPRGQVAMQDTASILAELSRRFAPRLAAADATLETGVLPLVLLDKPRFIDLLEVLLDNALTHRLPEAQTRIRVSGGQRETVTYLRVEDNGPGIPAEYRTRVFEVFERLATRPAGGIGIGLAIARRIVESMGGNIEIETSPLGGIAVVFELPVTLKAAFTNKLCSGQSLSKPVRPDNQGFQA; the protein is encoded by the coding sequence ATGAACTCGTACGCCCAGGCTAGTCCCATGGACCCGGGCGACTGGACAAGACGGCTTGCAAGGCCGCATCGTCTGTATGGCCGCGAACAGGCTGCCGCCTCCCTCATGGAATCGTTTGACCGGATCAGCGTTGGACAGGGCGAAATAGTTCTGGTACCCGGTTATTCCGGGGTGGGGAAGAGCGCCCTGGTGCAGGAGATTCGAAGACCGGTACGGAACCGGAATGGTTTTTTCCTTCAGGGCAAGTTCAACCAGTACCAGCAGAATATCCCGTACTTCGCGCTCAGGCAGGCCCTGGCCGGACTCGCCCGCGAATTGCAATCCGAGGACGAGCCATTGCGACAGCAATGGAAATCCACATTGCAGCAGGCGGTGGGTTTCCTGGGCCGTCTGCTGGTCGATCTGGTCCCGGAATTCGATTCCCTGCTCGGCCCACAGCCGGTGGTGACGGAGATCAGTCCGCTGGAGGCCAGACATCGCTTTGCAGGTGTTCTTAGAAACTTCTTTGCTGCGGTCTGCCGGCCCGAACATCCGGTGGTGCTGTTTATCGATGACTGGCAGTGGGCGGACACCGCTTCTTTCGAACTGCTCAAACAGTTGCAGATAGGAACCACTCTCCGTTATTTGCTGATGATCGCTCCCTATCGGGACAACGAGGTGGATCGCGCTCATCCGCTGGTCGTCACCGTGGAAGAGCTCCGCCGCCAGAACATTCCGGTCAGCGTTATCGAGATAGGCAACCTTGGGGTGAAGGAGGTGACGGCCTGGGTGAAAGACCTGCTCCAGCCAGCGGTCGAAAATCCCGAAGCGCTCGCCAAATTCATCCACAGCCGGACCGGAGGCAATCCTTTTTTCACGCAGGCTTCGCTTGCATTTCTTCACGATTTCGGCTTGATTCTTTTCGACCAGCGCAGCGATTGCTGGCGCTGGACGATGGAAACAGCAGGCGTTGCCGGACTGCCCGAGGACGTGGTGGAACTCTTTCGTCTTCGGCTCCTTCGTCTTGATCAAGGCAGCCGGGATCTGCTCGCCCGGGCGGCGTGCCTGGGCAGTCATTTCGACCTGGGCAGCCTGGCGGTCATCAGCGGGCGGAGTCCTGACGAATGCCGGTCCCTCCTGCTCGCCACTCAGGAAATGGTTGTGCCGACGGCTGGGGATGACGCGCCGCCAGGATTCATGTTCGTCCACGACCGGGTGCAACAAGCCGCCTATGGATTGATCCCTTCCGAAGATCTGCCTTCGGTCCGTCTGGAGATCGGCCGGCTGCTTCTGGCCCGCCTTGGCCCGGAACAACTGGCCGAACGATTGTTTGAGGTAGCCGAGCACCTGAACATCGGACAACTGCTGATAGAGGATACCGCCGAACAGGTACAGGCAGTCGAACTGAATGTGGCTGCGGCATGCAAGGCCCGGGCCGCCACCGCCTACCGGGCGGCTCTCCAGTTTCATCGCGCGGCGGGTCATTTCCTCGCAATTCCCTCCTTTGCCGAACATCTCTGGAGCACCCGCCACGAACTGGCGCTTTCGTTATTGCAGGAATGGGCGGAAAGCGAATTTCTCGAAGGAGACCGGACAGCGGCCGAACAATGCGTCGAGCAGGCGGCAGCCCACGCCCGCACACCGATTGAGAAAGCGGGAGTACTCAATATCCTGATTGTCCAGAATACCCTGCTGGCCCGCTACCCGGAGGCTATTGCCGCGGGCCAGCTCGCCTTGGCCGCCCTTGGGATCATCCTTCCCGAGAAAGGCTATGAGACAGCGTGCGAGACCGAGATCGACCTCGTGCGCCGCAGTCTTATGGGCCGCTCGGTCGCCTCGCTCGCCGATTTGCCGGTCATGAATCATCCGGAGATGCGCATGGCAGCGAAGATACTCATCACCATGGGGCCGCCTTGTTACCGTTCGCACCAGCGGCTCTGGGGCGTGATCGTGCCGAAGGTGGTCAACCTGACGCTCCGCTACGGCAATATCGAGCAGGTGGGCTACAGTCATCCCGCTTTTGCAGGGCTGCTCTGCTGGGTCGCCAATGACCTTGCCCTCGCGAGAGAGTTCGGTGAACTCGCTACGCGGCTCATGACCCATACTTTCCACTCTCCTTCCGACCGGAGTGTGTACGCGCTGATGTTCGGCAGCTCGGTACGGCACTGGTTCCACCCTCTCAAAAGAGGGAGCGAAGACTATGCCGAGGCCTGTGAAATCGGCCTGCAATCGGGTAACCTGCAATATACCGCCTATGCCTTCGGGCACAACATGTATTGCCGCTTCTACCAGGGCGTTGCCTTGGACGATCTGATTGAAGAATCGCAACGCTCGCTCGCTTTTACCCGGACACGCTTCAACCAATGGGCCATTGATCTTCTGGAGGGGGGGCTACGGATATTTTCTTCTCTTTCGGACGCTGAAGAAAATACATCCGGATGCGAATCCTTGTCGGAAGTCGACTATCTGGGGGCGGTCGAGGCGCACCGCAACATCCAGGTCACCTGTATCTACAAGATCCTGAAGACCTTCTCCCTGCTGCTGCTGGGCCGTTACGATGCCGCCCTGGAAATGTCCGGTCAGGCGGAAGCTATCCTCTACACGGTGGGCATGCAGGGACTGCTGCCCTGGCCGGAGCATCGCTTTGCGCGCCTGCTCATCCTCACGGCGCTTGCGCCGGATGCGGACGAAAGGCGACAGGCCGAACGGCGCGCCGAACTGGAGTGGATCATTGCCCAGCTTCGCCTCTGGACGGATTATTGCCCGGAAAATTTCGAGCACCAGTATCAGCTGGCGGCTGCGGAACTGGCTCGGCTCGACCGCCGCGCCACGGAGGCCATGGCGTGCTATGAGCAGGCTATCGACCGAGCCGGGGCAGGTGGCTTTGTCCAGTGGGAAGGCATCGCGAACGAGCGGGCGGCTCGTTTCTGGCAAGAATGCGGCAGCGGCCGATTAGCCCAGATATACTGGCAGCAGGCCTATATCTGCTTTGAACGCTGGGGTTCCAAGGCCAAACTCCAGGCGATGGAAAACGAATATCGTCGCTGGCTGGAGAGTGAGCTAACCCATTCGCCGGATATTGACGACATGCCGGCTGAGCAAACACGCAATACCCTACTGGAAAAACAGGTTCAACGTCTTCGTAGACTGGCTCTCCAGTCGGCCAGAGCCCAGATGCAAATCGAGGTGGAAAGACAGGCGGGAGAACAGGTGCGAGCCACCGAACATCTTCGCGCAGAGGTCGCCGAGCGGAAGAGAGCCGAGGAGGCTCTGAGATTGGCGAAGGAGTCGGCGGAAGAGGGGTTGCAGAAAGAGCGGACGCTGATGGCAGCCATCGTCGAATCGTCCGAGGATGCCATCATTGGCAAGACGCTGGACGGCATCGTCACCAGTTGGAACCGGGCCGCGGAAAAGGTTTTCGGCTACACGGCGGAGGACATCATTGGGCAATCGGCACTTGTCCTCATTCCTGCCGAGCGCCGCGACGAGGAAGACATATTGCTCGCCGCCATCGGGTCCGGCAAATCGGTCAAGCCTTATGAAACGGAACGCGTCTGTAAGGACGGCCGCCGGATCGACATTTCCGTCACTGTCTCGCCTATCCGCGACAAGGCAGGCCGGGTCGTCGGCGCTTCGAAAATCGCCCGCGATATCACCGAGCGCAAAAAGATGGAAAATGCGTTGCGCGAAAGCGAACTTTATGCGCGCAGCCTGATAAGGGAGCTGGAGTTAAGCCAGACCGAACTACAGCGATTTGCCGAGATTTCCGCGCATCATTTGCAAGAGCCGGCTCGGCGGCTGGTCTCCTACGCCCAACGCCTGCGTATCCGCCTGGGCGACCGCCTTGATGACGAGGAGGCCCGGCAGTCACTGATTTACATTGAGCAAAGCGGTGTTCTGATGCGTGATTTGGTGCGAGGCATAGAGCATTATCTTTCGGCCGGCGTTCCTCGTGGACAGGTGGCGATGCAGGATACCGCTTCAATATTGGCCGAGCTGTCGCGGCGATTCGCTCCCCGTCTGGCCGCCGCCGATGCGACGCTGGAAACCGGAGTTTTGCCGCTCGTCCTGTTGGATAAACCCCGATTCATCGATCTGTTGGAAGTTCTGCTCGACAATGCCCTCACTCACAGGCTGCCTGAGGCGCAAACACGGATCCGTGTCAGCGGCGGGCAACGGGAAACCGTGACCTATCTGCGGGTGGAAGATAATGGTCCCGGTATTCCAGCAGAATACCGGACGCGCGTGTTCGAAGTGTTCGAGCGTTTGGCGACCAGGCCCGCAGGCGGTATCGGTATCGGCTTGGCCATCGCGCGTCGCATAGTCGAGAGTATGGGGGGTAACATAGAGATTGAAACCTCGCCTCTGGGTGGCATAGCTGTCGTTTTCGAGTTACCCGTTACGCTAAAAGCGGCATTTACCAACAAGCTCTGTTCCGGGCAGAGTCTGTCGAAGCCTGTTCGGCCCGACAACCAGGGGTTTCAGGCCTGA
- a CDS encoding response regulator, with amino-acid sequence MSQAEPIRVLLVEDEPGDAQLTQIALRQASLARFAVTWVGSISEAQQQLAVSRFDVLLLDLTLPDSEGLETVRAARQLAKAIPIIILTGRDDTDFALKALDAGATDYMVKGDFGHKGLTRSIHYALHRMEMEAHNRLLMNAISTAPSGIIITDRDAHIEWANPAFSRLTGYTMEEARGHRPAELVKSGEQDNAFYEAMWRRILAGQVWRGELINKRKDGSLYHQELIISPVREETGEIGHFVGITQDISERRRAEMELARANRALRMLSDFNQALIRITEETALLSEVCRIAIEVGGYRMAWVAFAEQDETKTLRPMAHAGFDAGYIDLFQLGWADSEHGQRPAVIAIRTGKPCLVRDIQGDPSFASFQDEALQRGYQAVIALPLISEDKTYGALSVYAGEGNAFDDREAGVLNELANDLAFGITALRSQAERKRAEEELIRYKDQLEETIRQRTGELLLARDAAEAANHAKTLFLANMSHELRTPLNAILGFSSMMRRDPGATESQRGNLDVINRSGEHLLSLINDVLEMAKIEAGRQQLVIAPFDLGGMVRDVATMMQLRAREKGLQLLLDQDSDFPRYIKGDEARLRQILVNLVSNAVKFTEQGGVTIRLGVKRCALPTLVVEVEDSGPGISPEDRQRLFEPFVQLAEGAMQRGTGLGLSITRQFVQLMGGTIAVESMPGKGSRFRVELPVEAASIADTVKPEHNKHGDVVGLAPGQPGYRILIAEDQYENQLLLSRLMTAIGLDVKVVENGEQCVKLFQDWHPDLIWMDRRMPVMNGEEAARCIRRLPEGQTVKIVAVTASAFMEQQQEMLDAGMDDFVRKPYRFEEIYDSLARQLGVKYLYHSDMAAEYSMPVTLTSSMLIELPEALREELREALESLDSERIGSAIQQAGKTDVELSRILFLLAENFDYPAILNALHETGSV; translated from the coding sequence GACGCAAATCGCGTTGCGGCAAGCCTCCCTGGCGCGTTTCGCCGTCACCTGGGTCGGTTCGATCAGCGAAGCCCAACAGCAGCTGGCGGTATCCCGCTTCGATGTGTTGTTGCTGGATCTGACGCTTCCCGATTCGGAAGGTCTGGAAACCGTCCGCGCCGCCCGGCAGTTGGCGAAGGCGATCCCGATCATCATATTGACCGGCCGCGACGATACCGATTTCGCGCTGAAAGCGCTGGATGCCGGGGCCACCGATTATATGGTCAAGGGCGATTTCGGCCATAAGGGGCTGACCCGCAGCATACACTACGCGCTGCATCGGATGGAAATGGAAGCCCATAATCGTCTGCTGATGAACGCCATCAGCACTGCGCCCAGCGGTATCATTATTACTGACCGGGACGCCCATATCGAATGGGCCAATCCGGCCTTTAGCCGGCTCACCGGATATACGATGGAGGAAGCCCGCGGTCATCGGCCCGCAGAGCTGGTGAAGTCCGGCGAACAGGACAACGCCTTCTACGAAGCGATGTGGCGGCGTATTCTCGCCGGTCAAGTCTGGCGCGGCGAGCTGATAAACAAACGCAAGGACGGCAGTCTCTACCACCAGGAGCTGATCATCTCACCGGTACGGGAAGAAACCGGGGAAATAGGCCACTTTGTCGGCATCACGCAGGATATTTCCGAACGCAGGCGGGCGGAAATGGAGCTTGCCAGGGCCAACCGTGCGTTGCGGATGTTGAGCGACTTTAATCAAGCCCTGATACGCATTACCGAGGAAACAGCGTTATTGAGCGAGGTGTGCAGGATCGCCATCGAAGTGGGAGGCTACCGTATGGCATGGGTCGCGTTCGCGGAACAGGATGAGACCAAAACCCTGCGACCTATGGCTCATGCCGGGTTCGATGCGGGATATATCGATTTGTTCCAACTTGGCTGGGCCGACAGCGAGCACGGTCAAAGACCGGCCGTGATTGCGATTCGCACCGGGAAGCCCTGCCTGGTGCGCGACATTCAAGGCGATCCGTCCTTTGCTTCCTTTCAGGACGAGGCTCTCCAGCGCGGCTATCAGGCAGTCATTGCGCTGCCGCTTATCAGCGAGGACAAGACGTATGGCGCATTAAGCGTCTATGCAGGCGAGGGGAACGCATTCGATGACCGGGAAGCCGGGGTGCTGAATGAGTTGGCGAATGATCTGGCTTTCGGTATCACCGCACTGCGTTCGCAGGCCGAACGCAAGCGGGCAGAGGAAGAGCTCATACGTTACAAGGATCAACTGGAGGAAACGATCCGGCAACGTACCGGGGAACTACTGCTGGCGCGCGACGCGGCCGAGGCCGCCAATCATGCCAAAACCCTTTTTCTGGCCAATATGAGCCACGAGCTGCGCACTCCGCTGAATGCGATACTCGGTTTCTCCAGCATGATGCGCCGCGACCCGGGCGCGACCGAAAGTCAGCGCGGCAATCTCGATGTCATCAATCGTAGCGGGGAGCATCTGCTGAGCCTGATCAACGATGTGCTGGAGATGGCAAAAATCGAGGCAGGGCGTCAGCAGTTGGTGATCGCCCCGTTTGACCTGGGCGGAATGGTGAGGGATGTCGCAACGATGATGCAGTTACGCGCCAGGGAAAAAGGACTGCAACTCCTGCTCGACCAGGATTCCGATTTTCCGCGCTACATCAAGGGCGACGAAGCGCGCCTGCGCCAGATTTTGGTCAATCTGGTCAGCAACGCGGTGAAATTTACCGAACAGGGCGGAGTAACCATCCGGCTGGGCGTGAAACGTTGTGCTTTGCCGACCCTGGTGGTGGAAGTCGAGGATTCCGGCCCCGGCATCAGCCCGGAAGACCGGCAACGCCTGTTCGAACCCTTCGTGCAACTGGCGGAGGGAGCGATGCAGCGCGGCACAGGCCTTGGGTTGAGCATCACCCGCCAGTTCGTGCAGCTTATGGGAGGAACCATCGCCGTCGAAAGCATGCCGGGCAAGGGGTCGCGGTTCCGAGTGGAATTGCCGGTGGAGGCGGCCAGCATAGCCGATACCGTCAAGCCGGAGCACAATAAACACGGCGATGTGGTGGGGCTTGCTCCGGGACAGCCCGGCTACCGTATCCTGATCGCCGAGGATCAATATGAAAATCAGTTGCTGCTCAGCAGGCTGATGACCGCCATCGGTCTTGATGTGAAAGTGGTGGAGAACGGCGAGCAGTGCGTGAAGCTCTTCCAGGATTGGCATCCCGACCTGATCTGGATGGACAGGCGCATGCCGGTCATGAACGGCGAGGAAGCCGCCAGATGCATTCGCCGGCTGCCCGAGGGACAGACGGTAAAGATCGTTGCGGTAACCGCTTCGGCGTTCATGGAACAACAACAGGAAATGCTTGATGCCGGGATGGACGACTTCGTGCGCAAACCTTACCGTTTCGAAGAAATCTATGACAGCCTGGCGCGTCAACTGGGCGTCAAATACCTCTACCATTCCGATATGGCTGCGGAATACAGTATGCCTGTAACGCTGACGTCTTCGATGCTGATCGAATTACCGGAGGCATTGCGCGAAGAACTCAGGGAAGCCCTGGAGAGTCTGGACAGCGAACGCATCGGCTCGGCCATACAGCAGGCCGGTAAAACGGATGTCGAGTTAAGCCGCATATTGTTCCTGCTCGCGGAAAATTTCGATTATCCGGCCATACTGAACGCACTTCATGAAACCGGCAGTGTGTAG